The region CAAAATCACAGGAGATAACCTTCAGGTGGTGACAATAGAGCTGAGCGAAGGAGAGAAAGTTTTTGGAGAAGCGGGTTCAATGGTCTACATGACCCCTAACATGAGAATGGAAGCAAAAGCTAGAGGCGGCTTGCTGAAAGGACTGGGAAGAAAATTTATGGGTGAGACCTTTTTCATGACAGAGTTCTCGCCAGCAGGAGGAACAGGCCTGGCTGCGTTTGCCGGAAATGCGCCCGGAACGATAAAGGAAATTGAACTCAAGGATGGCAGAGAGTTCATGGTGCAGAAAGATGCTTTTCTGTGCGCAGAGGACGGCATTGATTTAAGCGTTGCATTCCAGAAAAAGCTTGGCTCTATATTTTTCGGAGGAGAAGGATTCATTCTGGAAAGGTTGAAGGGGAATGGAACGGCCTTTATCCATGCATGCGGCGACTTCATAGAAATGGATTTGAAGGAGGGAGAAAGCATAAAGGTCGATACAGGCAGCGTTGTAGGCTGGGAAGGAACCGTCAGCTACGACATAGAGCGCGTGAAGGGCATAAAGACAATATTCTTCGGCGGCGAGGGGCTTTTCCTGACAAAACTCACCGGTCCAGGAAAAATAATAATTCAATCGATGACACTGCACAACCTTGCCATGGCGCTCTATCCTTTCATGCCGAAGCCGCAGCAAACGTCAGGGAAGTCAGGCGTGATAGGAACATTGCTTGACGAAACCCTGGGAAGATGATAACTGCAATTGCAAAGCTGGGA is a window of Candidatus Bipolaricaulota bacterium DNA encoding:
- a CDS encoding TIGR00266 family protein; translated protein: MKYKITGDNLQVVTIELSEGEKVFGEAGSMVYMTPNMRMEAKARGGLLKGLGRKFMGETFFMTEFSPAGGTGLAAFAGNAPGTIKEIELKDGREFMVQKDAFLCAEDGIDLSVAFQKKLGSIFFGGEGFILERLKGNGTAFIHACGDFIEMDLKEGESIKVDTGSVVGWEGTVSYDIERVKGIKTIFFGGEGLFLTKLTGPGKIIIQSMTLHNLAMALYPFMPKPQQTSGKSGVIGTLLDETLGR